Part of the Notamacropus eugenii isolate mMacEug1 chromosome 5, mMacEug1.pri_v2, whole genome shotgun sequence genome is shown below.
ggaattgagcttccatccccagcagtgaAAACCTTGAATTCAAATGTTTCTTTGTACCCTTTGGTTCTTGGAAGTGGCTGAATACAATGGTTTCCAAGAATACACTGGTTCTTATAAGTGGCTGGAACCCTGGGATAACCAACTTGAATGATTAAGAACTAAAACCAAAGCTGGATCCTTTCTTAGGTTGTTGGGCACTGAATCTTTGTTTTATGACTTTGTTACTgtgagaaagaatttggaatgaCATTGTTGGCTTGGTTGTATGTAGGTTATCAAATCTTGACAATTCTCTGATGTCTCTCAAAGAAACTTCCTTATTTCAActcatactactactactatggtTTGAGCCCCATCCCTCTAACTTAGACTAGGTCAATAGCTTCTAGATTGGTTTCTCTGCTGACTATCTCTATATTCTCTATATTCTCTTTCACAcagatgccaaaataatctttctaaggcaCAGGTCCAACCATGTTTCTTCCTAGATACaaaaattccagtgactcccaatGACCTCTAGTATAAAATGAAGCTGCCTCAGCATGGTATTTGAAGTCtcccacaatctggctccaacctacatTCTTTCTGTTTCATTCTCTATGGACATGTGTGTCAGAGAGATCTTGGATCCTTAGTACATTGTACTCAGAAATTGTGAGATCCTGACAGCAGCTGTCTAACTTCTGGAGCAATTTGAAGCAGTTCTTTCTTTTGCATTCAAAAAcaatgtattaaaaaaataaattatacatttccTTTCACGGATAGCTAAGAGCTGACTTTTCCAAGGAAATGAAGAACTACACAGTTGTGACTGAGTTCATCCTGCTGGGAATTCCTCAGACAGCAGGGCTGGAGACAGTGCTCCTTGTTCTCTTCTTGTTTTTGTACCTATGCACACTGTCAGGGAATGTGCTCATCCTCATGGccatcatttcttcctctcacctTCATACCCCTATGTATTTCTTTCTGGGAAACCTGTCTATATTTGACATGAGTTTCTCCTCAGTTACCTCACCCAAAATGCTGTTCTATCTTTCTGGTCAGACACCAACCATctctttccagggatgtgcagcCCAGTTGTTCTTCTACCATTTCCTGGGCTCCACTGAGTGCTTCCTGTACACTGTAATGGCATATGATCGTTTTGTTGCCATCTGTTACCCTTTACGTTACACAGTTATCATGAATCATCATGTGTGTTCCATTCTGGCAACAAGCACCTGGATGTGTGGCTGTGTTCATGCTACTATTCTGACCTCCCTTACTTTCCAGTTACCTTATTGTGACCCCAACCAAGTAGGCTATTATTTCTGTGACATTCCTGCTGTCTTACCTCTGGCCTGTGCAGATACATCTTTAGCCCAGAGGGTTAGTTTCACTAATGTTGgtattttgtctcttttatgcctttctctcattctcatttcCTATACTCGTATTGGGATCTCCATCTTAAGAATACCTTCCACAGAAGGGAGACGGAGAGCCTTCTCAACCTGCAGTGCACACCTCACAGCAATCCTTTGTGCCTATGGACCTGTCATCATCATCTACCTACAACCCACTCCCAGTCCCTTGCTTGGCTCAGTGGTTCAGATATTAAATAATCTTGTGACTCCCATGTTGAACCCCCTGATCTACAGTTTAAGGAATAGGGATGTGAAATTTGCCCTCAACAAAGTGTTAAATAAAATGAGACTCACTGTTGAAAATGAGTAAGCATCTAAGTATTGATGGATAAAGTCTGAGCCCAAATCTCAAGAATATCTTTCAAACTTTGTTAAGAAACTGCAAACTAgcataaattattttttgaacCTGCTGATTCTTACAAAATATGTTTATGTGCACATacattttcttatgttttataATGTTCATATAATAACATATTTTTAAtaatgtatattttctttttattatgaacttaataaaCATGAATAAACATTAACATTTCAATATAGAAAgaagtaaagcaaaataaatatgacCTATGAACTTATGTGATATACAGTTCTTTGAAATGTAGCGTTCTCATGCAGTACTAACAAAACTACTGTATTGACCTGTCTGTATCCCTGTGAaatttcttttgctctctttcatctatttttaaatgattcctgatgtatttcttcttcttcttttttaatctctattACTTCCTATCatcttcccctgcccccaaatAGAAACTGTACTTTTAAATAAGTAGAGTGAAGCCTCAAATAAACCAACACATTGGCTATGTCTCAAAATGTGTTTCTCATTCTCTACTTCTAATCTAAATCCTTACTATTGAATAGtaggaaatacattttttttcggTGTTTTGAATTCCTGATTGGTCATTGAATTTACCagaattctgaaatctttcaatatttttgtcctttcaattattgtggtcattttgtaacttgttttcctggctcttaTTTCACTCTCCATCTATAATAACTACTCAACAAATGTGctgatttcttgatttcccctGTAAATGAACCACTTCTTTGTTCTTTCATTCTGTTAGAGGAAATGTCAGAGTGGAGATATGTTGttggggcccagctctggaccATGGCCTCCTGTATGGAGAGTTGAGATATCTGGAGGCGccaacctgcttacgtggcactAGCTGGTCTAGTAAGCTGCATGGTACTGGGAACGCCTCAGTAACAGGATAGGCTCCGCCTAcagggaggaacatgggaggagctcggATGCCCAAATATATGCTGGGTGCATTGGGGGATCTGGGGAGTGATGTAACCATTAAAGAGTGTGCAGCTGCCAACTCGggtgttctgtctagttattcccctcccccaccagaggggccggagacgtccAAAGACCAATAGAGAtctagatcttgaggtaagattccaagcgaAGCCCAGGGATGGAGAGCTAGCGTAGAAAGCCCGGGACAAGATGTCCCATGCTCCCCATCGAGTCTTTCAGTGAGAGGTGTATCTGCCATATCTTAAGGGgacagaaaaaaagtgaaaagaaaatggaaaaaaaagctgTGATGGAGAACTGAAATTACTTcctgtttctttcccttcctctcagcccttgaagaagaattagaattcagtGATCAGTGAAAATTATATAACATAACTGTGCATAATCATGCCAATTAGAAGTATTCCATTCATTGTGTAtaatattcttttggttctactttattttttctgcaGCAGATCATTAACATCTTATATTTATAGAAATCCCTCATATTCATTTGGTGGTACAATCATATTCTATTTCCACACTTTGACTAGCCAAATCACAGCTAATAAGCACCTACTTTTTTTTCTAACCACATTAATGTATATTCATGTAAGTATTGGGAGGGTTCATAGATATGTATGGTGTCAAATGGTTAAAACTCCTAATCACTGACAGGTGGAGAAGACAATGATGAGACAATAAAGTCCCTAAGAGAGATGatacattatttttattaccaAAGAAAATCAGATTGTGATAGGTAAGACTCCTTGCAAGTGgagaaagttctttttttttcctttctaactcAAGAAAGAGTCAGAAAGGAAACTAAACTTTTTGAGGAAGTTTAAAATTCTCACCAAAATGAATTAACTCCTTGGGACTCCTTTTAGGAATCCACAGACATAGGCTGTTTTAAATAGAAAAACTTAACCTCCTCACGGGAAAGGGGGAAAATCAGTCCAGTGGAGCTTACTGAATGAAAAAGACTTATCTACAACATTGTGTCAGCTCAAGAGAAAACTCTTAGAAGTCTGGAAACAATTTTGTGGGTGTAAGTTTTTTTGTGAGCATTATTTCTATCAGCCTTCCTCTTCTCTAACTAGTCTTGTTAAATCCTATGGaccttccatttccccctttccacactGCTATttgtgggagggagagagcaggagatgtttgaaaaaaatttcatCGACTTTCCACTCAGTTCAGTTTCTTCTCTCTGGAAAGGTCTTTTAGTAGGCAGGGTTATGCACCCAAATTATAAtgacatcatttaaaaatttgtcACTTACCTATCTTCCATCTtaagttcattcattcctttcttcctatacaaaagaaaggcaaaatatgcCAGAAACTCTGTACAAGCAATCTATACATGAGATAAACTGtgaataatcaacagagaaaagaagTCTTCTATAGAAGGTCAGATTTTGGCCTTGGAtc
Proteins encoded:
- the LOC140509158 gene encoding putative olfactory receptor 10D4, whose protein sequence is MKNYTVVTEFILLGIPQTAGLETVLLVLFLFLYLCTLSGNVLILMAIISSSHLHTPMYFFLGNLSIFDMSFSSVTSPKMLFYLSGQTPTISFQGCAAQLFFYHFLGSTECFLYTVMAYDRFVAICYPLRYTVIMNHHVCSILATSTWMCGCVHATILTSLTFQLPYCDPNQVGYYFCDIPAVLPLACADTSLAQRVSFTNVGILSLLCLSLILISYTRIGISILRIPSTEGRRRAFSTCSAHLTAILCAYGPVIIIYLQPTPSPLLGSVVQILNNLVTPMLNPLIYSLRNRDVKFALNKVLNKMRLTVENE